GTTAATGACACTTACTCAAGACTAGAAGCAGAAGTAGGCACTGGACAAATCATGCAACGATTGGAAAATGGGGATGAACCAACTGATACTTATCCAAATAATAAGTTGAAATGGGGGCCTGTTTATTGCGATCCGAATATCGTCACAACAATTGGAATTAAAGTATCATTTCCAGCTTTTTCTCGGCAATATAGTTTTAAAAAATTTATAGCAACATGGAAAGATTTTATTACTTGGATGGAGGAAATAAATGGTTCAGTTATTTGTTTAATTCGTAATCCTATCTATACAATAATGTCATGGAAATCGACTTTCTCTCCTTTATTTGGTAGTATAGAGCATCAATGTTTAGCTTGGAATGAGATTGTTGATTGTTTTTTATCAATACGAAATAATATAAATGTTATTCGTTATGAAGACTTCACCGACAACTTTAATATTTGTTTAACTGATCTGTTGCTAAGATTAGGTTTCAAAGATATCTCCCCTCCGCCTGTTCCTGCGATTAAAGTTACCAATAGTCTGGAATATTATCATAGAATTAGAAATTTAAACGCCGAGAAAATTTTTGGCGATATAGAAATAATTAAAAAATTATGCAGTAAGCATGCATACGTACTTGGGTATTCTTTGGAATCTGAGATGCCGTCTTGACGGGGCAATACATGCATAGATTGCACTCTGTCGGAACTGAGGGTTCAAATAATAATCGAGCACCCACTCCTCATTACTTAGCTGACCAGAATACAGCATTGACGCCTTAGATAATTTAAATAACATAGCCGGTTAATTATTTGAACAGTATTATTTACAGAAATCTCATAATATCACTTACAACTTCATTAACTGTTTTTCTGCCTACACATAAAGTAGGGTTTTCCGGCGGTTCATAGAGACTACTAATTCCAGAAAAGTTTGGTAATTTTCCATCACGTGCTTTTCTATATAACCCCTTTACATCTCGTGCCTCACAAATTTCCAACGGAGTATCAACATAAATTTCAATAAAATTTTCTTTTCCAACCATTTCTTTTGCCATAAGTCGTTCACGCTGGAATGGCGAAATAAATGTAATTAACACAATCAAACCACAATCTAGCATCAACCTAGCAACTTCAATAGCACGACGAATATTTTCCACTCGATCAGCATCAGTAAAACCAAGATCTTTATTTAACCCTAAACGAATATTATCACCATCAAGAATATAAGTTCGTTGCCCTAAAGCATGTAGCTCCACTTCCAATGCATTAGCAATTGTTGACTTACCTGATCCTGATAACCCGGTAAACCAAATCACTTTCCCTTTATGGCCATTCAATTTTTCTCGTTCTTGTTGTGTAATCGACAAAACTTGCTTGTAAATATTTTGAGCTCGACGCAAGCCATGATTAATCATGCCTGCAGCAACGGTTGCATGGGTAAATCGATCAACGAGAATAAACCCTCCCAAGCTTTTTGATTGATTATATCGATCAAACACAATAGCCTTGGAGGAATAAATATTTACTACAGCAATATCATTCAGTGTTAGTTGCTTCGCATTTTCATGATTTAGAGTGTTAGGATCAATACGATACTTGATTGAAGTTATTGTTGAAGTCACCCATTGATTGGCTAATTTAAGCATATACTGCCGACCTATCAAACATTCTTCTTCATACATCCATATAATAGTAGTTTCAAATTGATCACTACTCTCTAGTGGCGTTTTCGCCAAAGAAAGGATATCACCACGCGACACATCAATTTCACGATCTAAGGTCAATGTAACAGCTTGTCCTTTGTGGGCCTGCTTTAAATTTCCATCCATCGTCACAATATCGGTTACTTTAGCAGTATACCCTGAAGCACTGACGCGAACTTCATCGCCCTTCTGTATTGCACCTTCTGTAATACTTCCAGAAAATCCTCGAAATGTCGCATTCGGCCGATTAACCCACTGAACAGGAAAAACAAAACAGTCTTTAGATAAAAAAGAGGCCTTTATTGTCTCTAAATAATGCATAAAAGTCACGCCATTATACCATGTGGTATGCTCTGAACGCGTGCTGATATTATCCCCCTTTAACGCCGATAACGGGATAGCCGTAATGGATTCAAAATTTAAAGTTATTGCAAATTGTGTAAAGGCACTACTAATATCAAGAAAAACCGTTTCTGAATAGTTAACCAAATCCATCTTGTTAATCGCTAAAACAATGTGACGAATACCCATCAATGAGACAAGATAAGCGTGACGGCGAGTTTGCGTCATTAAACCAAAACGAGCATCCAACAATAACACTGCGACGTCAGCCGTTGAAGCACCAGTTACCATGTTTCGTGTATATTGTTCATGACCAGGAGTATCGGCAACAATAAATCTTCGCTTTTTCATTGTAAAAAAACGGTAAGCAACATCAATCGTAATTCCCTGTTCTCGTTCGGCCGTAAGTCCATCAAGCAATAAAGCGAAGTCAATACTACCACCTTGAGTACCAAACTTTTTAGACTCATTTTTAAGCGTAATGATTTGATCGTCAAATAATTGCTTAGACTCCCAAAGTAATCGACCAATTAAAGTGCTTTTTCCATCGTCCACACTACCACAGGTAATGAAACGTAACAAATCCTGTTGTTCCTGCAATATAGTTTCCGTATTCACTAGAAATAACCCTCGTGTTTTTTCTTTTCCATCGAAGCTGAAGCATCAGAATCAATAGCTCGTCCTTGTCGTTCTGAGCTACGAGCACTAGAAAGCTCTAAAATAATATCAGATACAGATTTTGCTTCCGAATCAATAGCGCCTGTTAAAGGATAGCAACCTAATGTCCTAAAACGTATACAACGCTTTTGAATGTTTTCACCAGGAAGCAATTTCATACGTGCATCATCCACCATTAATAACATATTGTTACGAAGCACAACTGGTCGTTTTTTTGAAAAATAAAGCGGCACGATGGAAATATTTTCTCGATAAATATATTGCCACACATCTAATTCAGTCCAGTTAGAAAGCGGAAAAACACGAATGCTTTCTCCTGGATATTTACGTGTGTTATAAAGATTCCATAATTCAGGCCGTTGATTTTTTGGGTCCCAGTGGTGTGTTTTGCTTCGGAATGAAAAAATTCGTTCTTTTGCTCGAGACTTTTCTTCATCGCGCCTAGCCCCTCCAAAGACAATATCAAATTGATATTTATCTAATGCCTGTTTCAGGCCCTCTGTTTTAGTAATATCAGTATGCAATACTGAACCATGGTCAAAAGGATTAATATTTTTTTCAATGGCTTCTGGGTTAATATAAACGATCAGCTCCATGCCGCTTTCACGTGCGATAGCGTCTCGAAAAACATACATATCTTGAAATTTCCAACGTGTATCGACATGTAATAGAGGAAATGGTGGCAAA
Above is a genomic segment from Gammaproteobacteria bacterium containing:
- the cysN gene encoding sulfate adenylyltransferase subunit CysN, translating into MNTETILQEQQDLLRFITCGSVDDGKSTLIGRLLWESKQLFDDQIITLKNESKKFGTQGGSIDFALLLDGLTAEREQGITIDVAYRFFTMKKRRFIVADTPGHEQYTRNMVTGASTADVAVLLLDARFGLMTQTRRHAYLVSLMGIRHIVLAINKMDLVNYSETVFLDISSAFTQFAITLNFESITAIPLSALKGDNISTRSEHTTWYNGVTFMHYLETIKASFLSKDCFVFPVQWVNRPNATFRGFSGSITEGAIQKGDEVRVSASGYTAKVTDIVTMDGNLKQAHKGQAVTLTLDREIDVSRGDILSLAKTPLESSDQFETTIIWMYEEECLIGRQYMLKLANQWVTSTITSIKYRIDPNTLNHENAKQLTLNDIAVVNIYSSKAIVFDRYNQSKSLGGFILVDRFTHATVAAGMINHGLRRAQNIYKQVLSITQQEREKLNGHKGKVIWFTGLSGSGKSTIANALEVELHALGQRTYILDGDNIRLGLNKDLGFTDADRVENIRRAIEVARLMLDCGLIVLITFISPFQRERLMAKEMVGKENFIEIYVDTPLEICEARDVKGLYRKARDGKLPNFSGISSLYEPPENPTLCVGRKTVNEVVSDIMRFL
- the cysD gene encoding sulfate adenylyltransferase subunit CysD, whose amino-acid sequence is MMTDYLDYLEAESIHILREAVAEAEKPVMLYSIGKDSSVMLHLARKAFFPALPPFPLLHVDTRWKFQDMYVFRDAIARESGMELIVYINPEAIEKNINPFDHGSVLHTDITKTEGLKQALDKYQFDIVFGGARRDEEKSRAKERIFSFRSKTHHWDPKNQRPELWNLYNTRKYPGESIRVFPLSNWTELDVWQYIYRENISIVPLYFSKKRPVVLRNNMLLMVDDARMKLLPGENIQKRCIRFRTLGCYPLTGAIDSEAKSVSDIILELSSARSSERQGRAIDSDASASMEKKKHEGYF